A stretch of Henckelia pumila isolate YLH828 chromosome 4, ASM3356847v2, whole genome shotgun sequence DNA encodes these proteins:
- the LOC140863046 gene encoding mitogen-activated protein kinase kinase kinase YODA-like isoform X3: protein MSPVYDNWGRLVAAAVRKQQIWELFHEQSSISSASSDSSFSFQLNSSLPDVFSAFSISNASASYQKDDSVSGLGDAVDCGVIGSKEIDARNPSSIPMKNQSPVVSGNLSSHRNVSSLPRRKRNLNVQVPKRQFHNDDDFSHAPNTSENYPNLSPRCHPRNGEIHSESPCDWPNYGKQQSFPLPLPPTPTPNSSPPLSHSSLAATSSLPHSPGRMESHISSHSHWKKGELLGGGEYGHLYLGFNSETGELCAMKEVSFRSDDAKSTQTFKQVVQAIQLLSCLKHPNIVQYYFSEVVHDKFYIYLEYVSGGSMDKILKQYGNLGESAIRNYTKQVLAGLAYLHAKHTVHRNIRGATILVDPNGCVKLADFGMAKHGSQIATQSSPLLHKDNLYWMAPEVIRNSNVYNQAVDIWSLGCTVVEMATSKPPWSQYGEAVAMFKIVNCKELPVIPDYLSAECKDFVWQCLMWNPLQRPTAAQLLEHPFLMKSGVYPGNQVLNSTPSDHIAVTSATISLGIDHVKTPHQLDSQSLAMHTSAVSKSTSNSRNVSSPGSPVGTALQHPRSPQRLKGMLPSSSESTSRASSGSSTPITAGYGGAIQYQRLNQFMLPQDPKCPTSPPGSGLAYWDPNILHRVHPTSHAFRESESSTRYAPGKQFGRSSLLVEKFFMGS, encoded by the exons ATGTCTCCGGTTTACGACAACTGGGGGAGACTGGTGGCTGCTGCTGTGCGCAAGCAGCAGATTTGGGAACTTTTTCATGAGCAATCAAGTATCagctcagcttcatcagattcCAGCTTTAGTTTCCAGTTGAATTCTTCTCTTCCTGATGTGTTTTCTGCCTTTTCGATTTCGAATGCTTCTGCTTCATATCAGAAAGATGATTCTGTTTCTGGGTTGGGGGATGCAGTTGATTGTGGTGTCATCGGAAGCAAAGAAATAGATGCAAGGAACCCATCAAG CATTCCGATGAAGAATCAATCCCCTGTTGTTTCTGGGAACCTTTCTTCCCATAGAAATGTCTCCTCTTTACCTCgtagaaaaagaaatttaaatgtTCAAGTGCCAAAAAGACAGTTTCATAACGATGATGACTTTTCTCACGCCCCAAATACTTCAGAAAATTATCCAAATCTTAGTCCTAGATGCCATCCAAGAAATGGAGAAATCCATTCTGAATCACCGTGTGATTGGCCTAATTATGGCAAACAACAGAGCTTCCCCCTACCTCTTCCTCCCACACCAACTCCCAATTCTTCACCTCCTTTATCCCATTCGAGTTTAGCAGCAACATCTTCATTGCCTCATAGTCCTGGAAGAATGGAAAGTCATATAAGCTCGCACTCACATTGGAAGAAAGGGGAGTTGCTCGGTGGAGGTGAATATGGACATCTTTATTTGGGTTTCAATAG TGAAACAGGTGAACTGTGTGCCATGAAAGAGGTTTCATTCAGATCTGATGATGCTAAATCGACTCAAACTTTCAAGCAGGTGGTACAA GCGATCCAGCTATTGAGTTGCTTAAAGCATCCCAACATTGTGCAATATTATTTTTCTGAAGTG GTGCATGATAAATTCTATATATATCTGGAATATGTATCTGGAGGTTCCATGGATAAGATTCTAAAGCAATATGGAAATTTAGGAGAATCAGCCATCCGCAACTACACTAAGCAAGTTTTAGCAGGACTTGCATATTTACATGCTAAACATACTGTGCATAG AAACATTAGAGGGGCCACCATACTTGTGGACCCAAATGGCTGTGTTAAGCTCGCAGACTTTGGCATGGCGAAACATGGAAGCCAG ATTGCTACTCAATCCAGTCCATTATTGCACAAGGATAACTTATATTGGATGGCACCTGAG GTCATAAGGAATTCAAATGTATATAATCAAGCAGTTGATATATGGAGCCTTGGATGCACGGTTGTGGAGATGGCAACCTCAAAACCACCTTGGAGCCAGTATGGAGAA GCTGTGGCCATGTTCAAGATTGTGAACTGTAAAGAACTTCCAGTGATCCCCGATTATCTCTCGGCTGAATGCAAAGATTTCGTATGGCAATGTTTGATGTGGAATCCCTTGCAACGTCCAACAGCTGCTCAGCTTTTGGAGCATCCATTCTTAATGAAAAGTGGTGTATACCCGGGAAACCAAGTACTTAATTCTACACCGTCAGACCACATTGCAGTGACAAGTGCTACAATATCCTTG GGCATTGATCATGTGAAAACACCACACCAATTGGACTCACAGAGTCTTGCCATGCATACCTCTGCTGTATCAAAATCTACTTCTAATTCTAG GAACGTTTCAAGCCCGGGCTCTCCAGTCGGGACTGCTCTTCAACATCCAAGATCGCCTCAGCGCCTAAAAGGGATGTTACCCTCATCTTCCGAATCTACCTCTCGTGCATCATCTGGCTCTTCCACTCCTATAACCGCTGGATACGGTGGTGCCATTCAATATCAACGTCTCAATCAATTTATGTTGCCGCAAGATCCAAAATGCCCAACCAGTCCTCCTGGCAGTGGCCTGGCTTACTGGGATCCCAACATTCTCCATCGTGTGCATCCGACGTCTCATGCTTTCAGGGAATCAGAGTCAAGTACCCGGTATGCCCCAGGAAAGCAGTTTGGAAGATCGTCACTGCTAGTGGAGAAATTTTTTATGGGCAGCTAG
- the LOC140863046 gene encoding mitogen-activated protein kinase kinase kinase YODA-like isoform X1, translating into MSPVYDNWGRLVAAAVRKQQIWELFHEQSSISSASSDSSFSFQLNSSLPDVFSAFSISNASASYQKDDSVSGLGDAVDCGVIGSKEIDARNPSSIPMKNQSPVVSGNLSSHRNVSSLPRRKRNLNVQVPKRQFHNDDDFSHAPNTSENYPNLSPRCHPRNGEIHSESPCDWPNYGKQQSFPLPLPPTPTPNSSPPLSHSSLAATSSLPHSPGRMESHISSHSHWKKGELLGGGEYGHLYLGFNSETGELCAMKEVSFRSDDAKSTQTFKQVVQAIQLLSCLKHPNIVQYYFSEVVHDKFYIYLEYVSGGSMDKILKQYGNLGESAIRNYTKQVLAGLAYLHAKHTVHRNIRGATILVDPNGCVKLADFGMAKHGSQIATQSSPLLHKDNLYWMAPEVIRNSNVYNQAVDIWSLGCTVVEMATSKPPWSQYGEAVAMFKIVNCKELPVIPDYLSAECKDFVWQCLMWNPLQRPTAAQLLEHPFLMKSGVYPGNQVLNSTPSDHIAVTSATISLGIDHVKTPHQLDSQSLAMHTSAVSKSTSNSSDICVARNVSSPGSPVGTALQHPRSPQRLKGMLPSSSESTSRASSGSSTPITAGYGGAIQYQRLNQFMLPQDPKCPTSPPGSGLAYWDPNILHRVHPTSHAFRESESSTRYAPGKQFGRSSLLVEKFFMGS; encoded by the exons ATGTCTCCGGTTTACGACAACTGGGGGAGACTGGTGGCTGCTGCTGTGCGCAAGCAGCAGATTTGGGAACTTTTTCATGAGCAATCAAGTATCagctcagcttcatcagattcCAGCTTTAGTTTCCAGTTGAATTCTTCTCTTCCTGATGTGTTTTCTGCCTTTTCGATTTCGAATGCTTCTGCTTCATATCAGAAAGATGATTCTGTTTCTGGGTTGGGGGATGCAGTTGATTGTGGTGTCATCGGAAGCAAAGAAATAGATGCAAGGAACCCATCAAG CATTCCGATGAAGAATCAATCCCCTGTTGTTTCTGGGAACCTTTCTTCCCATAGAAATGTCTCCTCTTTACCTCgtagaaaaagaaatttaaatgtTCAAGTGCCAAAAAGACAGTTTCATAACGATGATGACTTTTCTCACGCCCCAAATACTTCAGAAAATTATCCAAATCTTAGTCCTAGATGCCATCCAAGAAATGGAGAAATCCATTCTGAATCACCGTGTGATTGGCCTAATTATGGCAAACAACAGAGCTTCCCCCTACCTCTTCCTCCCACACCAACTCCCAATTCTTCACCTCCTTTATCCCATTCGAGTTTAGCAGCAACATCTTCATTGCCTCATAGTCCTGGAAGAATGGAAAGTCATATAAGCTCGCACTCACATTGGAAGAAAGGGGAGTTGCTCGGTGGAGGTGAATATGGACATCTTTATTTGGGTTTCAATAG TGAAACAGGTGAACTGTGTGCCATGAAAGAGGTTTCATTCAGATCTGATGATGCTAAATCGACTCAAACTTTCAAGCAGGTGGTACAA GCGATCCAGCTATTGAGTTGCTTAAAGCATCCCAACATTGTGCAATATTATTTTTCTGAAGTG GTGCATGATAAATTCTATATATATCTGGAATATGTATCTGGAGGTTCCATGGATAAGATTCTAAAGCAATATGGAAATTTAGGAGAATCAGCCATCCGCAACTACACTAAGCAAGTTTTAGCAGGACTTGCATATTTACATGCTAAACATACTGTGCATAG AAACATTAGAGGGGCCACCATACTTGTGGACCCAAATGGCTGTGTTAAGCTCGCAGACTTTGGCATGGCGAAACATGGAAGCCAG ATTGCTACTCAATCCAGTCCATTATTGCACAAGGATAACTTATATTGGATGGCACCTGAG GTCATAAGGAATTCAAATGTATATAATCAAGCAGTTGATATATGGAGCCTTGGATGCACGGTTGTGGAGATGGCAACCTCAAAACCACCTTGGAGCCAGTATGGAGAA GCTGTGGCCATGTTCAAGATTGTGAACTGTAAAGAACTTCCAGTGATCCCCGATTATCTCTCGGCTGAATGCAAAGATTTCGTATGGCAATGTTTGATGTGGAATCCCTTGCAACGTCCAACAGCTGCTCAGCTTTTGGAGCATCCATTCTTAATGAAAAGTGGTGTATACCCGGGAAACCAAGTACTTAATTCTACACCGTCAGACCACATTGCAGTGACAAGTGCTACAATATCCTTG GGCATTGATCATGTGAAAACACCACACCAATTGGACTCACAGAGTCTTGCCATGCATACCTCTGCTGTATCAAAATCTACTTCTAATTCTAG tgatatttGCGTGGCAAGGAACGTTTCAAGCCCGGGCTCTCCAGTCGGGACTGCTCTTCAACATCCAAGATCGCCTCAGCGCCTAAAAGGGATGTTACCCTCATCTTCCGAATCTACCTCTCGTGCATCATCTGGCTCTTCCACTCCTATAACCGCTGGATACGGTGGTGCCATTCAATATCAACGTCTCAATCAATTTATGTTGCCGCAAGATCCAAAATGCCCAACCAGTCCTCCTGGCAGTGGCCTGGCTTACTGGGATCCCAACATTCTCCATCGTGTGCATCCGACGTCTCATGCTTTCAGGGAATCAGAGTCAAGTACCCGGTATGCCCCAGGAAAGCAGTTTGGAAGATCGTCACTGCTAGTGGAGAAATTTTTTATGGGCAGCTAG
- the LOC140863046 gene encoding mitogen-activated protein kinase kinase kinase YODA-like isoform X2, whose translation MSPVYDNWGRLVAAAVRKQQIWELFHEQSSISSASSDSSFSFQLNSSLPDVFSAFSISNASASYQKDDSVSGLGDAVDCGVIGSKEIDARNPSSIPMKNQSPVVSGNLSSHRNVSSLPRRKRNLNVQVPKRQFHNDDDFSHAPNTSENYPNLSPRCHPRNGEIHSESPCDWPNYGKQQSFPLPLPPTPTPNSSPPLSHSSLAATSSLPHSPGRMESHISSHSHWKKGELLGGGEYGHLYLGFNSETGELCAMKEVSFRSDDAKSTQTFKQAIQLLSCLKHPNIVQYYFSEVVHDKFYIYLEYVSGGSMDKILKQYGNLGESAIRNYTKQVLAGLAYLHAKHTVHRNIRGATILVDPNGCVKLADFGMAKHGSQIATQSSPLLHKDNLYWMAPEVIRNSNVYNQAVDIWSLGCTVVEMATSKPPWSQYGEAVAMFKIVNCKELPVIPDYLSAECKDFVWQCLMWNPLQRPTAAQLLEHPFLMKSGVYPGNQVLNSTPSDHIAVTSATISLGIDHVKTPHQLDSQSLAMHTSAVSKSTSNSSDICVARNVSSPGSPVGTALQHPRSPQRLKGMLPSSSESTSRASSGSSTPITAGYGGAIQYQRLNQFMLPQDPKCPTSPPGSGLAYWDPNILHRVHPTSHAFRESESSTRYAPGKQFGRSSLLVEKFFMGS comes from the exons ATGTCTCCGGTTTACGACAACTGGGGGAGACTGGTGGCTGCTGCTGTGCGCAAGCAGCAGATTTGGGAACTTTTTCATGAGCAATCAAGTATCagctcagcttcatcagattcCAGCTTTAGTTTCCAGTTGAATTCTTCTCTTCCTGATGTGTTTTCTGCCTTTTCGATTTCGAATGCTTCTGCTTCATATCAGAAAGATGATTCTGTTTCTGGGTTGGGGGATGCAGTTGATTGTGGTGTCATCGGAAGCAAAGAAATAGATGCAAGGAACCCATCAAG CATTCCGATGAAGAATCAATCCCCTGTTGTTTCTGGGAACCTTTCTTCCCATAGAAATGTCTCCTCTTTACCTCgtagaaaaagaaatttaaatgtTCAAGTGCCAAAAAGACAGTTTCATAACGATGATGACTTTTCTCACGCCCCAAATACTTCAGAAAATTATCCAAATCTTAGTCCTAGATGCCATCCAAGAAATGGAGAAATCCATTCTGAATCACCGTGTGATTGGCCTAATTATGGCAAACAACAGAGCTTCCCCCTACCTCTTCCTCCCACACCAACTCCCAATTCTTCACCTCCTTTATCCCATTCGAGTTTAGCAGCAACATCTTCATTGCCTCATAGTCCTGGAAGAATGGAAAGTCATATAAGCTCGCACTCACATTGGAAGAAAGGGGAGTTGCTCGGTGGAGGTGAATATGGACATCTTTATTTGGGTTTCAATAG TGAAACAGGTGAACTGTGTGCCATGAAAGAGGTTTCATTCAGATCTGATGATGCTAAATCGACTCAAACTTTCAAGCAG GCGATCCAGCTATTGAGTTGCTTAAAGCATCCCAACATTGTGCAATATTATTTTTCTGAAGTG GTGCATGATAAATTCTATATATATCTGGAATATGTATCTGGAGGTTCCATGGATAAGATTCTAAAGCAATATGGAAATTTAGGAGAATCAGCCATCCGCAACTACACTAAGCAAGTTTTAGCAGGACTTGCATATTTACATGCTAAACATACTGTGCATAG AAACATTAGAGGGGCCACCATACTTGTGGACCCAAATGGCTGTGTTAAGCTCGCAGACTTTGGCATGGCGAAACATGGAAGCCAG ATTGCTACTCAATCCAGTCCATTATTGCACAAGGATAACTTATATTGGATGGCACCTGAG GTCATAAGGAATTCAAATGTATATAATCAAGCAGTTGATATATGGAGCCTTGGATGCACGGTTGTGGAGATGGCAACCTCAAAACCACCTTGGAGCCAGTATGGAGAA GCTGTGGCCATGTTCAAGATTGTGAACTGTAAAGAACTTCCAGTGATCCCCGATTATCTCTCGGCTGAATGCAAAGATTTCGTATGGCAATGTTTGATGTGGAATCCCTTGCAACGTCCAACAGCTGCTCAGCTTTTGGAGCATCCATTCTTAATGAAAAGTGGTGTATACCCGGGAAACCAAGTACTTAATTCTACACCGTCAGACCACATTGCAGTGACAAGTGCTACAATATCCTTG GGCATTGATCATGTGAAAACACCACACCAATTGGACTCACAGAGTCTTGCCATGCATACCTCTGCTGTATCAAAATCTACTTCTAATTCTAG tgatatttGCGTGGCAAGGAACGTTTCAAGCCCGGGCTCTCCAGTCGGGACTGCTCTTCAACATCCAAGATCGCCTCAGCGCCTAAAAGGGATGTTACCCTCATCTTCCGAATCTACCTCTCGTGCATCATCTGGCTCTTCCACTCCTATAACCGCTGGATACGGTGGTGCCATTCAATATCAACGTCTCAATCAATTTATGTTGCCGCAAGATCCAAAATGCCCAACCAGTCCTCCTGGCAGTGGCCTGGCTTACTGGGATCCCAACATTCTCCATCGTGTGCATCCGACGTCTCATGCTTTCAGGGAATCAGAGTCAAGTACCCGGTATGCCCCAGGAAAGCAGTTTGGAAGATCGTCACTGCTAGTGGAGAAATTTTTTATGGGCAGCTAG